A single genomic interval of Deltaproteobacteria bacterium harbors:
- a CDS encoding extracellular solute-binding protein: MKRVAVLTAMAAVVLFCLTGVGFSQTIENEFYLITPVSKDVHDPVLKAFAVYAKKKWNVDLKTSAMPQGTPVAYGQIIEWKGKPRADVFWGGEGTLFDNLAKEGLLDRIQLPDKLWNEIPAEIGKPIGLPLKDPKRFWVGTMLEPYGIIYQPKLLKRLGVEIKDWEDLLNPKLKGQIAQCTPDRSSSSHASYEVILATNGWEKGWDWLRKLAANTGIFTARSRDVPNVVSKGEFAVGFAVPSYMAFAEVLNGYDVKFVYPRNAYVTPEPMAALKGAPHPKAAHAFIEFMLSEEGQKLVSSMGVYPVTPKYKVQGPPGSNQEKAVAFTSGIRSFFDFPVGNVYNDDIAGAKKRIEEVNSFFRKEIAEKHKDIIKK; the protein is encoded by the coding sequence ATGAAACGTGTTGCTGTTCTGACGGCCATGGCGGCTGTGGTCCTTTTTTGTCTGACAGGTGTCGGTTTTTCTCAAACCATTGAAAATGAGTTTTATCTCATTACTCCGGTTTCCAAGGATGTCCATGATCCGGTGTTGAAGGCCTTCGCGGTCTATGCCAAAAAGAAATGGAATGTGGATTTGAAGACCAGTGCCATGCCCCAGGGGACCCCGGTGGCCTATGGTCAGATCATCGAATGGAAGGGTAAACCCAGGGCCGATGTCTTCTGGGGAGGGGAAGGAACGCTTTTCGACAACCTGGCCAAGGAAGGGCTCCTGGACAGGATTCAGCTTCCCGATAAGTTGTGGAACGAAATTCCGGCCGAGATCGGTAAGCCAATAGGGCTGCCCCTCAAGGACCCAAAGCGCTTCTGGGTGGGAACCATGCTGGAACCCTACGGGATCATTTATCAGCCGAAACTTCTCAAGCGCCTGGGTGTGGAGATCAAGGACTGGGAGGATCTCTTGAACCCGAAGCTGAAAGGGCAGATCGCCCAGTGTACCCCTGACCGCTCCAGCAGCAGCCATGCCTCCTATGAGGTCATCCTGGCTACCAACGGCTGGGAAAAAGGCTGGGATTGGTTGAGAAAGCTGGCCGCCAATACGGGGATTTTTACGGCCCGCTCCCGTGATGTGCCGAACGTCGTCTCGAAAGGCGAGTTTGCCGTGGGTTTTGCGGTACCGAGTTATATGGCCTTTGCCGAGGTCCTGAACGGCTATGATGTGAAGTTCGTCTACCCCAGGAACGCCTATGTGACGCCCGAACCCATGGCCGCGCTGAAAGGGGCGCCCCATCCCAAGGCCGCCCACGCCTTTATTGAATTCATGCTCAGTGAGGAAGGCCAGAAACTCGTCTCCTCCATGGGGGTCTATCCGGTAACGCCGAAATACAAGGTCCAGGGCCCTCCGGGTTCGAACCAGGAAAAGGCCGTGGCTTTTACCAGCGGCATCCGGTCCTTTTTCGATTTCCCCGTCGGCAATGTCTACAACGATGATATCGCCGGCGCAAAGAAACGGATCGAAGAGGTGAATTCCTTCTTCCGCAAAGAAATTGCCGAAAAACATAAGGACATCATCAAGAAATAA